A window of the Pseudomonadota bacterium genome harbors these coding sequences:
- a CDS encoding hydantoinase/carbamoylase family amidase: protein MSGVDVAALSAAVAGRTAMAAKLFDEIRAASQDGIGVTRPSWSATDQAAADILAGAAREIGLAVDYDRAGNLRCTLPGKVPPKPVVMMGSHLDSVQTGGHFDGLAGFIAGLVVQAALRDIGWVPDCDIVSLGIRGEESVWFGIPFIGSRLALGSLPHDMLDSLRRGDTNRTLAEHMSDVDVDVDALRNESAPEITPAGTRAFLELHIEQGPVLVGEGVQVAIPTMIRGNVRWPYASCTGRYDHSGATPRAYRQDAVLAVSELLHGLDEFWISEEARGVPDTVFTVGKLYTDSAQHGMTKVPGRCDFTLNFGGTTEAFLDACRNRVQELAAEIGPRRRVEFALGECVGNAPAPLDAALRTILEETAVALNIPTRRFATVGHDAAVFHRAGIPAAMVLVRNAHGSHNPEEAMDLDDFCAGVQVLAAAAASLAGKQDGETN from the coding sequence ATGAGCGGTGTCGACGTGGCGGCGCTCTCCGCCGCGGTGGCCGGCCGCACCGCAATGGCGGCTAAACTGTTCGATGAAATTCGTGCTGCGAGCCAGGACGGTATTGGCGTCACCAGGCCGTCGTGGAGCGCCACGGATCAGGCCGCTGCGGACATACTGGCCGGCGCGGCGCGTGAAATCGGACTCGCCGTGGATTACGACCGGGCCGGAAATCTGCGCTGCACTTTGCCAGGGAAGGTGCCGCCCAAGCCGGTGGTGATGATGGGCTCGCATCTCGATTCGGTCCAGACCGGCGGTCATTTCGATGGCCTGGCCGGGTTTATCGCCGGGCTCGTCGTCCAGGCGGCATTGCGCGATATCGGCTGGGTGCCGGATTGCGATATCGTTTCGCTCGGTATTCGCGGAGAAGAGAGTGTCTGGTTCGGCATCCCGTTCATCGGCAGCCGCCTGGCGCTCGGGTCCCTGCCGCACGACATGCTCGATAGTTTGCGCCGCGGCGATACGAACCGCACGCTCGCCGAGCACATGAGCGATGTCGACGTTGATGTCGATGCGTTGCGTAATGAAAGCGCGCCGGAGATCACGCCGGCCGGCACGCGGGCATTTCTCGAACTGCATATCGAACAGGGTCCGGTTCTCGTCGGTGAAGGCGTTCAAGTGGCGATTCCGACCATGATTCGCGGCAATGTGCGCTGGCCCTATGCAAGTTGCACGGGCCGTTATGATCATTCCGGTGCCACGCCACGCGCCTACCGGCAGGACGCCGTTCTCGCCGTCAGCGAATTGCTCCACGGGCTCGACGAATTCTGGATATCGGAGGAGGCGCGCGGTGTGCCCGACACGGTATTTACGGTCGGCAAGCTCTATACCGACAGCGCCCAACACGGCATGACCAAGGTGCCGGGGCGCTGCGACTTCACGCTTAACTTTGGCGGCACTACCGAGGCTTTCCTTGATGCCTGCCGTAACCGGGTCCAAGAACTCGCCGCCGAAATCGGCCCCCGGCGCCGGGTGGAATTCGCGCTCGGCGAGTGCGTCGGCAACGCGCCGGCGCCGCTCGATGCGGCGTTGCGGACGATCCTCGAAGAGACCGCGGTGGCACTCAATATCCCGACGCGGCGCTTTGCCACCGTCGGCCACGACGCGGCGGTGTTTCACCGCGCCGGAATTCCGGCGGCGATGGTACTGGTGCGCAATGCCCATGGTAGTCACAATCCGGAGGAAGCAATGGACCTCGATGATTTTTGCGCCGGGGTGCAGGTGCTCGCCGCCGCTGCCGCGTCACTGGCGGGCAAACAGGATGGGGAGACAAACTGA
- a CDS encoding LLM class flavin-dependent oxidoreductase — protein sequence MTQKIGFGFLDRPSVREQLRLAVKAEALGYDSLWVTETRLARDAISVLGAMAAVTERVRLGTCIVNSWTRGPALMAVTFATLDNLAPGRMNLGLGAYWDPLAWKQGIDRKKPLTQMREYIGVLRRLLALEEGVSFEGDLVKVRDLTLDLGHGDARVPPDVKIFIGPTGPKMMELTGEIADGALINGILSPSYTVRSLERMAIGAARAGRSLDDVEKIQLVNISMNADRGKALYDAKRLVTQYLGQQPHFAKAWEFPEDRLAEIKQVMGGWPPRPGGIEDAMALVDDAMVGDLIAYGTPDECVASAQRWMDAGLDQMILIPLSRNYDEIMDVFAP from the coding sequence ATGACACAAAAAATTGGATTCGGTTTTCTCGATCGTCCCAGCGTGCGGGAGCAGCTGCGCCTTGCCGTCAAGGCCGAGGCGCTGGGGTATGATTCACTGTGGGTCACCGAGACGCGGCTCGCGCGCGACGCCATATCGGTGCTGGGCGCCATGGCCGCCGTCACCGAGCGCGTCCGCCTCGGCACCTGCATCGTCAATAGTTGGACACGCGGCCCGGCGCTGATGGCGGTGACCTTCGCCACCCTCGACAATCTCGCGCCCGGGCGCATGAACCTCGGCCTCGGTGCCTATTGGGACCCGCTCGCCTGGAAGCAGGGCATCGACCGCAAAAAGCCGCTTACCCAAATGCGCGAATATATCGGCGTGCTGCGCCGCTTGCTGGCGCTTGAGGAAGGCGTGAGCTTCGAGGGCGATCTGGTCAAAGTGCGCGATCTCACCCTCGATCTCGGCCATGGCGATGCGCGCGTACCGCCGGACGTCAAAATATTCATCGGCCCAACCGGCCCAAAAATGATGGAGCTTACCGGCGAGATTGCCGATGGTGCGCTGATCAACGGCATCCTCTCGCCGTCCTATACGGTGCGCTCCCTCGAGCGCATGGCCATCGGTGCCGCGCGCGCCGGGCGCAGCCTCGACGATGTCGAGAAGATACAGCTCGTCAACATCTCCATGAATGCCGATCGCGGCAAGGCGCTCTATGACGCCAAGCGGCTGGTGACCCAATATCTCGGCCAGCAGCCGCATTTCGCCAAGGCCTGGGAGTTTCCCGAAGACCGGCTGGCTGAGATCAAACAGGTGATGGGCGGCTGGCCGCCGCGCCCGGGCGGTATCGAAGATGCCATGGCACTGGTCGACGATGCCATGGTCGGGGATCTCATCGCCTACGGCACGCCGGATGAATGCGTTGCCAGCGCCCAGCGCTGGATGGATGCCGGGCTTGATCAAATGATCCTGATCCCGCTCAGCCGAAATTATGATGAAATTATGGACGTGTTTGCACCATGA